CTGAAGACGATGTCCACTTGCTCGACCGTGCCGAGTTCCAGAGCAAGATCAACATATCCACCGTCCACGGCGGGCTCTTCTACAAGCCCTGCGCCCGCATTCACCCGGCGAAACTTGTCTATGGCCTCGCGGACACCCTGACGTCCATGGGGGTGGGGATCTACGAAAACAGCCGGATAAACAGTATCGAGGGCAAGACCCTGACCTTGGCCAAGGGACAGGTCACGGCGGCCAAAACATTCATATGCACCGAGGGCTACTCCGGACAGCTGCTGGGCAGCAGGTCCTTGATACCGATCAACTCCTCGATGATCGTGACCAAGCCGCTGTCCGAGGAGGCCTGGCAGCAGATCGGCTGGAACGGGCTTCAATGCCTTAGCGATTCCGCACACACGTTCATCTATTCGCAGCGGACAGCGGACGGCCGCATAGCCATTGGCGGCCGCGGAAGGCCCTACCGCTACGGCTCCGGCACAGGCGGCGCCGGTGCCACAGCGCAGTCCACTGTTGACCTGATCTCCACCAAGCTTCGCTCCTTCTTCCCTGGCGTCCAGTTCGAAGTTGACCATGCCTGGTCCGGAGTCCTGGGCGTTACCCGCGACTGGAACGGTGGCGTGCGCTGGGACCAGGCCTCTGGAATCGGATCGTCCACCGGCTACGCCGGACACGGTATAACAGCCGCCTACGTGGGCGGACGAACACTCGCGGAATTGGCTTTCGAACGGGAAACGGAACGAACCGCACTCCCCTGGGTTGGCTACCGCGCACGGAAATGGGAACCGGAACCCATTCGCTGGCTGGGGGTTCACGGCATGTACAGGCTTTTTGGTCTTGCTGATCAGTGGGAAGAGCGCAAGGATTCCAGCAAGACGTCCCTCCTGGCCAGATTCGGCAGCAGGCTCGCCGGACTTCACGAATAATGCACCATCCAAAACCTTCATTTGAAACGCCCCGGAGGTACACCATGAAGACCATAAGCAGGATCCAGGCTGCAGCCGCAGGGTTTGCAATGCTGGTGGCCCTCACCGGCTGTGGCGGGGCAACAAGCACCTCCCCAACAGATCCGAAAACGGCCGACATCTCCGAGGGCGTCCAGCCTGACGAAAAGGCAGTGAGCCTGTTGCCGGCGTCCTATAAGGACAAGGGCGAACTGACGGTCGCCATGGACCTGCACTACCCGCCGACGACGTTCCTCGCCGAAGACAACTCGACGCCGATCGGCCTGAATCCGGACATTGCCCGCCTGATAGCAAAGAAGCTCGGCCTGAAGCTGAAGTTCGAGAACACCGTCTTCGACACGATCATTCCGGGCATTGACGGTGGCCGCTACGACTTCACCGTCACCACCATGGCACCAACACCGGAGCGCCTGAAGGTCCTGGACATGATCGACTACTTCAAGGCAGGCAACTCCGTGGCAGTGAGCGCGGGAAATCCGTTGAAACTCACCAACGAAACCCTGTGCGGCAAGAACATTGCCGTTACGGCCGGCTCCACAGGCCAACTCAAACGCCTCCCCGCCCTCTCGGAGCAGACCTGCACCTCCAAGGGACAGCCAGCGATCAACGCCGTGACGCTGCCCAACGTCCAGGACGCCCTGACCCAGCTGGCGTCCAAGCGCATCGACGGCATCCTCTACGACACAACCTCCCTCGCTTGGGCCGAGAAGCAGCAGCCCAAATCGTTTACCATCCTGACCCCCCAGATCAACGTCGGCTCCAGCGACCTGACGGCTATCGGACTGAAGAAGGGCTCTTCCCTGACCCCCGCCCTCCAGGCCGCCGTCCAATCCGTCCTGAACAGCCCGGAGTACAAGAAGTCCCTCTCGAATTGGGGCCTCGAATCCGGTGCCATCACCGATGCCAAGCTCAACTAGGAGACGTACTCCCCTCATGCAAACCATCAGTCACAGAAGCAAGGGCTTCGACGGAAAACTCGCCGTCATCGGCCTGGGCAGCATCGGAAGCATGGCACTCTGGCAGGCCTCCCGGCTTTCCGATGCCGTAGTCGGTTTCGAAGCACACACCCCGGCCCATGGACGCAGCGCCGTAGGCGGGGACACCCGGCTGTTCCGCATGATCTATCGAGGCAGCCCCGCGCACTACCCCATCCTGGAGCGCTCACGCGATCTTTGGGCGGAGCTGGAAGCGGAAACAGGACAGGACATCCTCACCCGCTGTGGCGGTCTCTCCATCGGCACCACCGATGGGACATACCTGCACAGCGTTCTGGAGACTGCCCGGATCAACGGCGCTGCCCACCAGATCCTGGGCCGAGAGGAAATGGCCGAACGCTACCCGCAGCACAACCTCCGGGCTGATGACGCCGCGGTGTTCGACCCCAACGCCGGGGTCCTACGGACCGACCGGGCAGTAACTGCAGCAATTGCCGCTGCACAGGCCAACGACGCAACGGTCCTTAGTAACACTCCTGTTACCAGCATCCGGGAAACCAGCGACGGCGTTGTGGTCACCTCCGGGGACACCTCCTGGACTTTCGAGAACGTCATCGTCGCCTCAGGGGGTTGGTCCCAGCGGCTCATGCCTGACTACCTGAAGGCGCACACCGAAACCCGCAGAGTTTTCCTGAGCTGGTTTGTTGCCCGCGACGCAGCCCAGTTCACACCGGAAAAGTTCCCCACTTTCAGCCGGATGTACGACGACCGCTCCATGTATGGGGCACCCGCAGTCGACGGCGTTACAGTCAAAGCCACCCTGGACGGCCGGGGCACGGTGACAACTGACCCCGATGCTTTCCCCAGGGAGCTCACAACAGCCGAAATTGCCGACACTTTGGAAACCGTCAGCGAATTCCTCCCCGGCCTGGTTCCCAGCATCGTCCGCTCCGACGCCTTCCCTGACCTCTACACCGAGGACCGGAACCCGCTGTTGGGCTGGCTCGGCGGGTCAAGCAGGATCTACTGCGCCACAGGCTTCTCCGGAGGCGGATTCAAAAACGCCACGGGCTTCGGCCACATCGCCGCGTACGAGTCGCTCGGCAAACACTCGCTCGACGGCCTGGAATTCGTACGCCCGGAACGGTTCAGGACGAGCTAGCGCCGGTATAATCGACAATCGACAAAGGAGGCGGAATATGGACCGCAAGTTCACGTGGCAGGAACAGCGGATGACGACGCCGGACGGTGTCTACCGCGTACTCCGCACCGCCATCCTGAACGGAACAGTGCCTCCAGGGGAACAACTTCGCGAGACGCACATCGCCGCAGACCTCGGTATCAGTCGGTCCCCGCTGCGTGAAGCGCTGACCAAACTTGAGGAGGAAGGGCTGGTGGTCAAGATCCCCTTCCGGGGGTCCTTCGTCGTGGAAGTCAGTGCTCGCGACGTCGCAGAAATCGCGTCGATCCGAGTACTCGTCGAGCCCTATGCTGCCGAGCTCTCGGCGCCCACCCTGCGGGGTCCCGAGCGGCTCCGGCTCAAGCAAACCATCGAGGAACTGTACCGGGCCACCGACACCAACGACATCCCCGCCAGCATTGACGCCCACCTTCGTTTCCACAGGCTCTTCTACGAATTTTCGGGGAACACCGCGCTGCGAAACATGTGGACCGGGTGGGAGAACAAGCTGCGTCTCTATCTGGCGGTCGATCACCGTACTTATAGCGACCTACACGACATCGCTGTTGAGCACGAGAAATTAGCTGAGCTTGCTCTGGCAGGAGACTTTGATGCCTTCCGCCAGGAAATGGTCAGCCAATTCCAGAATGCTCTCCACGAAGAACCTCTACAGCAGAAAATAACCGGGGCAGAAGTAAACGGGCCTTCTGCGACGCCTCGGGCCGTGCCTTAGTCCACAAACTCCGACTGGGTCTCGATGAAGTCCCAGTCGGCCGGCGTCAGCACGCCGCTGACCTTTTCCGGATGGGGCCCGCCAGCCTCGGCAATATGCTGGAGCACCTGCAAGGGAAGTTCCTCTGCGCGCAGGTTTTCACGCAGCCATTCCTTGCTGTCCAAGTGCAGGTCCAGCCACCACATGAAAATTTCCATCGCAGACCACCTTCCTTCGGATTAACCGTAGGCCCGGGCTGGTGCTGCTACAAGAGTCCGCGTCCAACAACCCTTGTGGCGAGGGCCGGAGCAGGGCCAATCTGTACGTAGGGCCCGGCTATGCCAGGAACCACAGAAGGATCCGCGATGGACTGTGACATCGAGCTGGAAATCACTACCGGCTCTGCACGCGGCGAATATACGGTGCACGTGGTCCGTGCACCGGCGGGAGGCCACGCTTCCGGAATGTTCACCTTGGACGTTGACGACATCCAGGACCGGCTCCCCCAACTCGAAGCCACGGTCCTTGCGTCCGCTGTCGCAGCCCGAAGAACCCTGCCCGTCGCCGAAGCAGCGGTCCGCGAAGTTGGCCAGCAATTGTTCCAGGCTCTCTTTACCCGCGAGGTCTACGGCACGTACAGAGCCAGCCTCGGCGCCGCGCAGCATGCAGGCCAGCAACTCAGGGTAGTCCTAAGGCTCGCGGCTCCAGAGCTTGCCACCATGCCATGGGAAACCCTCTTCGACCCCGAAACCGAAACGTACTTGTGCCAAACAGAACCCCTGTTGAGGCACATCCCTGCCCCCGATTACAACCAGAATCCCCTGGACGTCGCCCCTCCCTTGAGAATCCTGGGCATTGTCGCCTCACCACGGGACCTCCCGACGCTGGACGTGCAAGCTGAGAAAGAACACTTGGGCAGGGCACTGGCCGGTCCCGTCGCGGAAGGCCGGGTGGAACTTGTCTGGTCCAGGAGCGGAACCTGGGACGACATCCAGTCAATGTTGCTCGCCGGCCCGTGGCACGTGGTCCACTTTGTGGGCCATGGCGATTACGATTCCCGCACCGACGAGGGAAGGATCGCCCTGGTTGGCCCCGACGGCAGGGCAGCGATGGTCCGCGCCGTTCGGCTCATGGCCCTGCTGAGTGTCGCAGCACCACGCCCCCGCCTCGTTGTGCTGAACTCGTGCTCGTCCGGGGAGATGGGTCAATCGGATCTCTTCTCGGGCACCGCTTCGGCGCTGGTCAGGAGCGGTATCGGCGCTGTCGCGGCCATGCAGTTCGCCATCAGCGACTCCGCCGCAATCGCCTTCGCTCATGGCTTCTACGCCGCGATCGCCAACGGCCGGACAGTGGACGAGGCCGCCCGCGTCGGCCGGATCTCCGTGATGGCGAGTCCCGATGGCACCTTGGAGTGGGTCACCCCGGCCCTCTACGTTCGCGGCGGCACCACGCAACTGTTCACGCTCAAAGGCACGCCACGCGCTTCCGTGCCGCTCGAAAGTACGACGCCGGGACGCACCTCGGGCGCCGCCGGCACCGCAGGGGATCCAGGCGTTAACGTGGGACCGGTCGAGGTTGACGCCGGCGCAGCCCGGGCAGCCCAGGCCAACGCCGAACACGCCATGAAGCGCGCCCAATTGCGAGCCCTGTATGTGCAGGCCTCCGCCGAATTGAGGGCGCGAAGGTACGAGCAAGCTGTTGAGTTGTTCAGCGACCTCCTGATGCTGGAACCCGAATACCGTGATGCCACCGCACTCCGTGACAACGCCCAGGAACGCTTGGAATTGTCCGGAGCGTACCGTGATGCTTTGGCCGCTGAAGAAGCCGGCGATTGGCTGGCCGCAGCAGATGGCTTCGCCCGCGTCCAGGACGACCCCGCCTACCCCGATGCCGCGGCCCGTCGAAAGGACTGCGAGCGCAGGCAACGCGTGGCGGACCTGCAGGGCGAGCTCCGCTATCACTCGTCGTTGGGCTCATGGGAAACCGTGGTGGACGTCTCGAATGAGCTGGCCACCCTGGACCCCGGCGCCGCCGACCCCGACGGACTCGCCACGGCAGCCAGGGCCCAGCTAACCAAGGCGACCCCGCCGGAACCACCACCCGCTGCAGAACCACCATCGGAAGAGCAGCCGACGGAGCACCACGGGTCCTACACTGCCTTCGAGCCTCCGCCGGAGCCCGCGCGCCAGCCCGGAATGTCTGCGATCCAAGCCACCGGCCCGGGCCAGCCCACGGCACCAAGCAGCCCGTCGCCGTCGTACGCCGCGCCCAAGGCCACAAACCCGCGGACCGAAAGGCCGCCGTCGAACGCCAAAAACGGCACTAAGTCTCCAGCCGGGCCACCGGCCTGGGTTCCCTTGACGTGGGGCGCGGCGGCGCTGACCCTGGCGGGCCTGATCGGAGCATGCTTCGCGGTCTACTTCATCTGGATCGACGACAACTACTGGTACGAGAGCGGCGGAGATGGCTCCCTCCGGATCGTCTACGGTCTGATCGCTCCGTTCGGATACCTCATGCTCGCTGTGGCGGGATTGCCCGAGCGGACCGTCCTGGGCCGCACGGTCATGGCCGGGCTGGTAGTTTCCCATGCAGTGTTCGGCCTGTCGGGTCTGAATTACGCAGTGGAAGCAACAGCGGTGGCAGGAAGCTTCGCCGTAGCCGGGGTGGGCCTGTGGGCGGGGGTCCTGGCGCTTAGGTCCCAGCCGGGCAGGAACCTTGGATGGCTGTTGTTGCTCGCCACTGTCTCCGTGCCCCTCGTCTGGATCCAGGACAAGGGAACCTTCATGGAGTCCTGGTATCGGACGCAGGCGTACTTCGCACTGGTCCAGCTTCTGGTGCTGGGCGCCGCGGGGACGGGGATGCTGGTGGCGGCCCGCCGCCTGCGCACGCCCTCGCCGGAAAGGACATCATCATGAGCCACTTGGTTGAGTTCGCCACCGACGACGGCGGCACGGTAGTTGTGGAGGTCGCGAGCACCGCCGGGAGCATCGTGACCCGGGGTGGCGATCATGCGGGGGATCATTCCGGCGTCTTCGCGAGGGCCCAGCAGACGTTCCAGCGAGCCTTGGAACATGTTCGACCCGCTGTCCAGGGCGTGATAGACGAGCTGCTGAGCCTGGAGAACCGGCCGGACGAGGTCAGCGTGGAGTTCGGCATAGATCTCCACGCCGAGGCAGGGGCGTTTATCGCGTCGGCGAGCACGGCGTCGAACTTCAAAGTGCGGCTGACGTGGAACAAGCCGGCCGATCCCAACTAGCCCGGGTGGGCAGACAGCCTGTTCAAGGACACCTCGCGGCGCAACAATAAGGTATGGCTGCGGAGAATTTCAGCGGACGGATTCCTTTGGTTGTCGGCGTCCTGCCCGACCAGCATGTGGAGGTGCTGCAAACGGCGCGGACCCTGGCTGAACAACTCGGCGTGCCGCTGGTTTGTGCGTATGTTGACGAGGCAAGCTACCTCGTTGAATGGGATCCGGCCCGGGAGACCCACCGGATGTCCCTGCATCCGGAGAAGGACGACGAGGATTTCGCGGCGGTCCGAAGCGATCTGGGCAAAGTCATCGGCGAGGCCATGGACGGCGGCTCAACGGATTGGACTCTGCGTTTGCTGGCTGGAGATCCCGCCCGCGCCTTGG
This window of the Arthrobacter sp. StoSoilB5 genome carries:
- a CDS encoding FAD-dependent oxidoreductase gives rise to the protein MKALTATPRNGDLGFWMAGLAENRSTFPRFAGQGYVDLAIIGGGYTGLWAAYFAKKLEPSLSVAVFEAEQIGYGASGRNGGWLSAMPPGNRATFARASGEGLDASRALQQEFVTGVDSVLNILQAEGIDADQHKGGALVAAHTKAGLDRLVARRDADWKYGLTEDDVHLLDRAEFQSKINISTVHGGLFYKPCARIHPAKLVYGLADTLTSMGVGIYENSRINSIEGKTLTLAKGQVTAAKTFICTEGYSGQLLGSRSLIPINSSMIVTKPLSEEAWQQIGWNGLQCLSDSAHTFIYSQRTADGRIAIGGRGRPYRYGSGTGGAGATAQSTVDLISTKLRSFFPGVQFEVDHAWSGVLGVTRDWNGGVRWDQASGIGSSTGYAGHGITAAYVGGRTLAELAFERETERTALPWVGYRARKWEPEPIRWLGVHGMYRLFGLADQWEERKDSSKTSLLARFGSRLAGLHE
- a CDS encoding ABC transporter substrate-binding protein, which codes for MKTISRIQAAAAGFAMLVALTGCGGATSTSPTDPKTADISEGVQPDEKAVSLLPASYKDKGELTVAMDLHYPPTTFLAEDNSTPIGLNPDIARLIAKKLGLKLKFENTVFDTIIPGIDGGRYDFTVTTMAPTPERLKVLDMIDYFKAGNSVAVSAGNPLKLTNETLCGKNIAVTAGSTGQLKRLPALSEQTCTSKGQPAINAVTLPNVQDALTQLASKRIDGILYDTTSLAWAEKQQPKSFTILTPQINVGSSDLTAIGLKKGSSLTPALQAAVQSVLNSPEYKKSLSNWGLESGAITDAKLN
- a CDS encoding FAD-dependent oxidoreductase, translating into MQTISHRSKGFDGKLAVIGLGSIGSMALWQASRLSDAVVGFEAHTPAHGRSAVGGDTRLFRMIYRGSPAHYPILERSRDLWAELEAETGQDILTRCGGLSIGTTDGTYLHSVLETARINGAAHQILGREEMAERYPQHNLRADDAAVFDPNAGVLRTDRAVTAAIAAAQANDATVLSNTPVTSIRETSDGVVVTSGDTSWTFENVIVASGGWSQRLMPDYLKAHTETRRVFLSWFVARDAAQFTPEKFPTFSRMYDDRSMYGAPAVDGVTVKATLDGRGTVTTDPDAFPRELTTAEIADTLETVSEFLPGLVPSIVRSDAFPDLYTEDRNPLLGWLGGSSRIYCATGFSGGGFKNATGFGHIAAYESLGKHSLDGLEFVRPERFRTS
- a CDS encoding GntR family transcriptional regulator translates to MDRKFTWQEQRMTTPDGVYRVLRTAILNGTVPPGEQLRETHIAADLGISRSPLREALTKLEEEGLVVKIPFRGSFVVEVSARDVAEIASIRVLVEPYAAELSAPTLRGPERLRLKQTIEELYRATDTNDIPASIDAHLRFHRLFYEFSGNTALRNMWTGWENKLRLYLAVDHRTYSDLHDIAVEHEKLAELALAGDFDAFRQEMVSQFQNALHEEPLQQKITGAEVNGPSATPRAVP
- a CDS encoding CHAT domain-containing protein gives rise to the protein MDCDIELEITTGSARGEYTVHVVRAPAGGHASGMFTLDVDDIQDRLPQLEATVLASAVAARRTLPVAEAAVREVGQQLFQALFTREVYGTYRASLGAAQHAGQQLRVVLRLAAPELATMPWETLFDPETETYLCQTEPLLRHIPAPDYNQNPLDVAPPLRILGIVASPRDLPTLDVQAEKEHLGRALAGPVAEGRVELVWSRSGTWDDIQSMLLAGPWHVVHFVGHGDYDSRTDEGRIALVGPDGRAAMVRAVRLMALLSVAAPRPRLVVLNSCSSGEMGQSDLFSGTASALVRSGIGAVAAMQFAISDSAAIAFAHGFYAAIANGRTVDEAARVGRISVMASPDGTLEWVTPALYVRGGTTQLFTLKGTPRASVPLESTTPGRTSGAAGTAGDPGVNVGPVEVDAGAARAAQANAEHAMKRAQLRALYVQASAELRARRYEQAVELFSDLLMLEPEYRDATALRDNAQERLELSGAYRDALAAEEAGDWLAAADGFARVQDDPAYPDAAARRKDCERRQRVADLQGELRYHSSLGSWETVVDVSNELATLDPGAADPDGLATAARAQLTKATPPEPPPAAEPPSEEQPTEHHGSYTAFEPPPEPARQPGMSAIQATGPGQPTAPSSPSPSYAAPKATNPRTERPPSNAKNGTKSPAGPPAWVPLTWGAAALTLAGLIGACFAVYFIWIDDNYWYESGGDGSLRIVYGLIAPFGYLMLAVAGLPERTVLGRTVMAGLVVSHAVFGLSGLNYAVEATAVAGSFAVAGVGLWAGVLALRSQPGRNLGWLLLLATVSVPLVWIQDKGTFMESWYRTQAYFALVQLLVLGAAGTGMLVAARRLRTPSPERTSS
- a CDS encoding CU044_2847 family protein gives rise to the protein MSHLVEFATDDGGTVVVEVASTAGSIVTRGGDHAGDHSGVFARAQQTFQRALEHVRPAVQGVIDELLSLENRPDEVSVEFGIDLHAEAGAFIASASTASNFKVRLTWNKPADPN
- a CDS encoding universal stress protein, giving the protein MAAENFSGRIPLVVGVLPDQHVEVLQTARTLAEQLGVPLVCAYVDEASYLVEWDPARETHRMSLHPEKDDEDFAAVRSDLGKVIGEAMDGGSTDWTLRLLAGDPARALGRLAEDIHASMIIVGTPEPGLGHRISEALNGSVAAWLSHHQRRPVLIVPQKKPQEAARKN